The proteins below are encoded in one region of Triticum aestivum cultivar Chinese Spring chromosome 1B, IWGSC CS RefSeq v2.1, whole genome shotgun sequence:
- the LOC123083061 gene encoding disease resistance protein PIK5-NP, whose protein sequence is MDVSSGAMIPLIKKLGSLLVDEYNLEKRVKKGVKSLITELKMMHAVLRKIGAKPPEQFDEEVLIWAGKVRELSYHMEDAVDAFIVRVEDVGHDHGSTNMKNKVKKFLKRVTKLFTKGKALHQISDDIEEAQRLAKELGDLCQRYMIEAQANSSGDAIDPRLKAVYKDVTELVGIDHVRDELIKKLCDSNERSKEHLRTISIVGFGGLGKTTLAKAVYDKIKVEFDSVAFVSVSRNPDMTNIFKKLLYELDKGKYATINEATRDEGQLLDELRIFLQDRRYLIVIDDICDEEAWEFIKCAFSDNCLGSRVMTTTRIGSISKACCSSGDDIIYQMKPLTDDDSKRLFYKRIFLQGSKCPDELEQRILR, encoded by the exons ATGGATGTCTCGTCGGGGGCCATGATCCCCTTGATCAAGAAGCTCGGGAGCCTACTCGTGGATGAGTACAACCTGGAGAAACGCGTGAAGAAAGGCGTCAAGTCTCTGATCACAGAGCTAAAGATGATGCACGCTGTTCTACGAAAGATCGGCGCCAAGCCACCGGAGCAGTTCGACGAGGAGGTCCTCATCTGGGCGGGCAAAGTGAGGGAGCTCTCCTACCATATGGAGGACGCCGTCGACGCCTTCATCGTGCGCGTGGAGGACGTGGGCCATGACCATGGCTCCACCAACATGAAAAACAAAGTCAAGAAGTTCCTCAAAAGGGTCACCAAACTGTTTACCAAGGGTAAGGCTCTTCATCAGATCTCCGATGACATTGAAGAAGCTCAGCGGCTCGCCAAGGAGTTAGGCGACCTGTGCCAGAGGTATATGATTGAGGCGCAGGCCAACAGTAGTGGCGATGCCATTGATCCTCGCCTCAAGGCGGTGTATAAAGATGTCACGGAGCTCGTTGGGATAGATCATGTAAGAGATGAGCTGATAAAGAAGTTGTGTGATAGTAATGAGAGGTCCAAGGAGCACTTAAGGACCATTTCTATTGTTGGATTTGGCGGGTTGGGCAAGACAACTCTCGCCAAAGCAGTGTATGACAAGATCAAAGTGGAGTTTGATAGTGTAGCTTTTGTTTCTGTGTCTCGGAATCCTGACATGACCAACATTTTCAAGAAGCTCTTATATGAACTTGACAAGGGCAAGTATGCAACCATCAACGAAGCTACTAGGGACGAGGGACAACTCCTCGATGAATTGAGGATATTTCTTCAAGATAGGAG GTATCTCATTGTAATTGATGACATATGTGATGAAGAAGCATGGGAATTTATCAAGTGTGCTTTCTCCGACAACTGTCTCGGTAGTCGAGTAATGACTACCACACGCATAGGCAGCATCTCTAAAGCATGTTGCTCTTCTGGTGATGATATAATATATCAGATGAAACCTCTTactgatgatgactccaaaagacTCTTCTACAAAAGAATATTTCTTCAAGGAAGTAAATGTCCAGATGAATTGGAGCAG AGGATTCTGAGATAA